From a single Nicotiana tomentosiformis chromosome 2, ASM39032v3, whole genome shotgun sequence genomic region:
- the LOC138905518 gene encoding uncharacterized protein: protein MKSEEVEIPSIQIIVEAEIEDKDWVKNRLEQLTLIDEKRLVAVCHGQLYQQRIASAYNKKVRLRKFEVGQLVLRCILPHHEEAKGNWLQIDAVKKVLYLTLHTALMLNDWDDKGFYYRYPNTINSFCHPFEPVTFL from the coding sequence atgaaatcagaagaagttgaaattccctctatTCAGAttattgttgaagccgagattgaggataaagattgggtcaagaatcgattggaacaattgacactgattgatgaaaagcgattgGTCGCAGTTTgtcacgggcagttgtaccaacaaagaatagccagtgcctacaacaagaaagtgcggctcaggaaatttgaagtggggcaactcgtttTGAGATGTATCCTCCcgcatcatgaagaagctaaaggaaattggctccaaattgatgCAGTCAAAAAGGTACTATATTTGACCCTTCACACAGCTTTAATGCTCAATGATTGGGATGACAAAGGCTTTTATTAtcgctacccaaacaccattAACTCTTTTTGCCACCCCTTTGAGCCGGTTACTTTTCTTTGA
- the LOC138906668 gene encoding carbonic anhydrase, chloroplastic-like: MARNIANMVPPYDKTKYSGVGAIIEYAVVHLKVENILVIGHSACGGIKALMELPEDGSESTDFIEDWVKIGLPAKAKVLAEHGDKTFEEQVKCCEKEAVNVSLANLLTYPFVSDALVNKTLALKGGYYDFIKGRFELWGLNFGLSHPCYI; this comes from the exons ATGGCTCGAAACATCGCCAACATGGTCCCTCCTTATGACAAG ACTAAATACTCGGGAGTAGGAGCTATAATCGAATACGCTGTTGTCCATCTTAAGGTAGAAAATATTTTAGTCATTGGCCACAGTGCCTGTGGAGGTATTAAGGCTCTCATGGAACTCCCAGAAGATGGTTCTGAATCAAC TGATTTTATTGAGGATTGGGTGAAAATTGGATTACCTGCCAAAGCGAAGGTACTAGCTGAACATGGGGATAAAACATTTGAAGAACAGGTCAAATGCTGTGAGAAG GAAGCTGTGAATGTATCACTAGCCAATTTGCTGACATACCCATTTGTGAGCGATGCTTTGGTGAATAAGACTTTGGCGTTGAAGGGAGGTTACTATGATTTCATTAAAGGAAGATTTGAGCTCTGGGGACTCAACTTCGGTCTTTCTCATCCTTGTTATATATGA